In Planctomycetota bacterium, a single window of DNA contains:
- a CDS encoding STAS domain-containing protein — protein MTHGPGPILKIRSEDLEPGVGLIELQGSLDASNVSLFRSLAEGFFLRGIYRLVVDLGKANYVASAGFSAFLACLDTARRRGGGLAFARPTLQVREVFSLMGLLDSVTVAEDVPSAAAALRGTRTR, from the coding sequence ATGACGCACGGCCCGGGACCGATCCTGAAGATCCGCTCCGAGGACCTCGAGCCCGGCGTCGGGCTCATCGAGCTGCAGGGGTCCCTGGACGCTTCCAATGTGTCCCTGTTCCGCTCGCTCGCCGAAGGCTTCTTCCTCCGGGGAATCTACCGCCTGGTGGTCGATCTCGGAAAGGCGAATTACGTGGCCTCCGCCGGGTTCAGCGCGTTTCTGGCCTGCCTGGACACGGCGCGCAGGCGGGGAGGCGGCCTTGCCTTCGCCCGGCCGACGCTTCAGGTCCGGGAGGTCTTTTCGCTGATGGGGCTTCTGGACTCCGTGACGGTGGCCGAGGATGTTCCTTCCGCGGCGGCCGCGCTGCGGGGAACGCGGACGCGCTAG